A genomic segment from Garra rufa chromosome 5, GarRuf1.0, whole genome shotgun sequence encodes:
- the usp2b gene encoding ubiquitin carboxyl-terminal hydrolase 2 isoform X2: protein MPSLRQSYTVTVPEEPPASAFPFIKQDMRRKSPTMSRSMLVSTFVGLLINQAKNSKNAQGLVGLRNLGNTCFMNSILQCLSNTHDLRDYCLRNTHRTDLNNNCRAKAALMEEFAKLTQTLWTSASSEAISPSDFKMQIQKYAPRFVGYNQQDAQEFLRFLLDGLHNEVNRVTVKPRSPLEDFDHLSDDEKGKRMWNKYLESEDSKVVDLFVGQLKSSLTCSECGFCSTVFDPFWDLSLPIAKNSGEVSLMDCLRLFTKEDVLDGNERPTCYRCKTRRKCTKKFTIQKFPKILVLHLKRFSECRVRTSKLSTFVNFPLKELDLREFASDNSVNAVYNLYAVSNHTGTSLGGHYTAYCRNPCTGEWYTYNDSRVSPMSSSQVRSSDAYVLFYECATSSRM, encoded by the exons ATGCCGAGTCTACGACAGTCGTACACGGTCACTGTCCCAGAGGAGCCGCCGGCGTCAGCTTTCCCCTTCATCAAGCAGGATATGCGCAGAAAAAGTCCGACGATGTCGCGCTCTATGCTGGTGTCCACATTTGTGGGGCTTCTCATTAACCAGGCTAAG AACTCAAAGAACGCTCAGGGTCTGGTGGGCCTCAGGAATCTGGGAAATACT TGTTTCATGAACTCCATTCTGCAGTGTCTGAGCAACACTCATGACCTGAGGGACTACTGTCTGCGTAACACGCACCGCACTGACCTCAACAACAACTGCAGGGCCAAAGCAGCGCTGATGGAGG AGTTTGCCAAGCTCACTCAGACTCTTTGGACATCAGCTAGCAGTGAGGCCATCAGCCCTTCTGACTTCAAAATGCAGATTCAGAAATATGCCCCTCGATTTGTTGGTTACAA TCAGCAGGATGCTCAGGAGTTCTTGAGGTTTTTGCTGGACGGGCTTCATAATGAAGTAAACAGAGTGACAGTGAAACCCAGATCCCCCCTGGAGGACTTTGATCACCTCTC GGACGACGAAAAAGGCAAGAGAATGTGGAACAAGTACCTGGAGAGTGAGGACAGCAAAGTAGTCG ATCTGTTTGTTGGTCAGCTGAAAAGCTCTCTGACGTGCAGCGAGTGTGGCTTCTGCTCGACTGTGTTTGATCCATTCTGGGATCTGTCCCTGCCTATCGCTAAG aattctgGAGAAGTGAGTTTGATGGATTGCCTTCGACTTTTCACCAAGGAAGATGTACTAGATGGGAATGAAAGACCA ACATGCTACAGATGTAAAACCAGACGGAAATGCACGAAAAAATTCACCATTCAGAAATTTCCTAAAATCTTGGTGCTTC ATCTGAAGCGTTTCTCTGAGTGTCGAGTCAGAACCAGCAAACTCTCCACTTTTGTAAACTTTCCCCTCAAAGAGCTGGACCTCAGGGAATTTGCCTCTGATAACAGCG TAAATGCAGTCTATAATCTGTATGCTGTGTCAAATCACACTGGAACATCTCTGGGTGGCCATTACACAGCATACTGCCGCAATCCCTGCACAGGCGAATGGTACACATACAACGACTCCAG GGTGAGCCCCATGTCATCCAGCCAGGTGCGCAGCAGCGACGCATATGTGCTGTTCTATGAATGTGCGACCTCCTCGCGCATGTGA